The window CTTGGTTGAAGGATCATGGGACAACTGGACCTCAAGGTTGAATCTGGGCCATAAAACTGAAACTGACCTCAACTttgtttttttgtgtgtgtgtttaAGCCCGAGTTGCTAGAACTAATCCTTCATAAATTCCAGGAAAACAATGCAGTTGAGTGGTAAAGATTATTCCACACTATTGGTTCTTCCTTCCGGGGTCTATCATTACAAGTTCATTGTCGATGGTGAATTGAGATACATTCCTAATCTTCCTCACATGACCAATGCAAATGGACAAACTGTGAACATTCTTGATGTCTCTGTGAGCATATACAACATCCCCGTATTCTCCATTAGTTGTAAGGAGATCCTGTGCTAAACTCTTCTTTTCTCAGGAGTATGTTCCAGAGATTCTCGAAGGTGTTTCCGAGTTTGAGGCTCCGCCATCTCCCCACTCCAGTTATGGGGTATCATTACCTGTTGATGAAGACTTTACAAAAGAGCCACCAGCACTTCCATCCCAGCTTCAACTCACAGTTCTTGGTTCCCAAGATGCCGAGGAATCTTCTTTGAAACCACAACACGTTGTTCTCAACCATGTCTTCATCGAGAAGGGACGGGCATCCCAATCGCTGGTTGCCGTCGGTCTCACCCACAGGTTTCAGTCTAAGTATGTGACCATGGTGCTGTACAAACCAATGAGAAGGCAAGAGTAGAAAAAAAGGTACTGTTTCTTCTTCAGCAGAGCTTTGAAAGACTTGCTAGTTCTTGATCATGCCTATTGATTCGAATTGTTCAGATTGAGATCTGAACTCGGTCTTCAGTTTCAGATCTATTGTAGATTCACTGGTTGGTCTGATCTGACCTTAAAAAAAAACATGGTTTTCCAGTCGCAAACGGTGTTTGGACTTGAGTGCAGCCCTCTGTGGTGTAAAGAATATTTACTATAGATGGCAACCTCTCGACACTAGTTTTTTTCTCCTGTAAGCGTGTATTAATATCATGAAAAATTACGTTAATTTCGTAACTTTTTATGCAATTTTCAGCTTACGCTACTGAAAGTGTGTATCATCAATTTTTTAGTTTGTAAATTCATATAGTCAAAAATATTATGACATTTAGTTTGCtagcttattattattattcaacgaTATTCAAATGCCAAAGCTGGCTCGGTGGTCTTTGCTACCTTTCAGTTACGTGTTCTGGCCAAACAGCTACTCCCACGTGCACAGTTCGCTGGCTGTCTCGCATCGAGACCAAGTCAAAGGACGGTAGTGAGACGGCTGCTTCCGCTACATTTCGAGGAAACAATAAAGAAAGCACGGATATGGGAGGTCCTCCCGAGTCGTGCCCCAGATGCGATTTTCCATCGAATCAGACCCTAAATACTTAAATTATAGTTAATTTTCTCAATTATATTTAGAAGTTTTTTACATTCAAAAACCAGTTACAGATCGGACCTGTTCGTCTTTTCTCCGGACCGACTCTCCCTTCGCCATATATTCCCCACGCGGACTGCCCGTATTTTCTCCTCTCCCACCTGCTCCGGCGAACTATCTCTTCCGCTCTTTCAGCGGCCGACGTTGAAGAACGGCGAGAGCAGCAAGTAATGTATTTATTTGAATGCGGTTTCTTGGTCTAGGGTTTCTAGATCTAGGCTTGTTTTAGTTGTTTGCTTTGTTTTTTGTTCTGAATAACTCTGTTCAGATCAGCAATTGTCTAATCCTAATTTCCAAATCAATTGGTCTGTGCGACCGTGCGTTGTTTTTCTTCACTTCCTTGCTTTGGTACCTCCACCTCGAGATCTCCGCGCCTCGCCTTCCTGCATTCGCTGCCTTGCCGCCGTTGATTCTTCCTTCTTCGtttgggatttttttttcctctcaATCAGACCAGTTACCAAAAAGTTGCTTGTCTTGACGAGGAACTCATATACGGTGGCAATCTTGTTtaccaaaaaaaaattgatttcatTCCTTACCGGTTGTCCTTCCTCATTGCTAATTTGGCAAAacgcttttcctttttttttcgttTATTTTTGCAGTTCGCGCACTCTCAATATAGTCGAGTTGAAATTGCCGTCGAAGGCAGTTGAGACGGTTGTGGGAGAGCGAGGGAGGCCAGGTGCTTCGATCGAGGCGGCGAAATGTGTGGGATCTTCGCATACTTGAACTACAACGTGGCGAGGGAGAGACGGTATATCATGGAGGTTCTCTTCAATGGTCTTCGGCGCCTCGAATACAGGGGCTACGACTCTGCTGGGATCGCCATCGACGCGGATCTCCGTCAGGGGGCCGGCTACGGCAGGGTGGAGGCAGAGAGGATGCCACCGTACGATTCACTGCCACCCCTCGTCTTCCGCCAGGAGGGCAAGATTGAGTCCCTCGTACGATCTGTCTACTCTGGTGCGTTGACGTTTCATCCCTTAATTTCGTATTTGGATTGAATGCTTGGTTAAAGATTTGATTCTGTCCCCACCCATAGAACGCCGCTCAACTCTTGAGATACTAAATGGTTGTATTGAAATATTCCACATATATTTATGGATAATTTGGAACTTATTCCTATTCGATAAATTTGGAACTTATTCCTATTCCATAATGACCATCATGCAAAAAGAACAATGTTGAATGATAGtctatttcaatttttt is drawn from Zingiber officinale cultivar Zhangliang chromosome 1B, Zo_v1.1, whole genome shotgun sequence and contains these coding sequences:
- the LOC121976555 gene encoding SNF1-related protein kinase regulatory subunit beta-1-like, which encodes MGNASVKEGENGNGGFAEGSEDRDSGTGSDLQTQMDQMGLSQPESPRMTRSPLMFAPQIPLTPLQRAGDGPLVFNHTQMDHSDGTLDVPPENGIPTLITWSLGGNEILVEGSWDNWTSRKTMQLSGKDYSTLLVLPSGVYHYKFIVDGELRYIPNLPHMTNANGQTVNILDVSEYVPEILEGVSEFEAPPSPHSSYGVSLPVDEDFTKEPPALPSQLQLTVLGSQDAEESSLKPQHVVLNHVFIEKGRASQSLVAVGLTHRFQSKYVTMVLYKPMRRQE